From Methanocella paludicola SANAE, a single genomic window includes:
- a CDS encoding YkvA family protein codes for MAACSDKQLKVNLYDYNIDDLLKSNNVDDINDNLNGKIIGYEKNYSETSFWNKIRKYGRIAGSKVVYQALLLYYAATKATTPLQVKLFIFGALGYFILPVDVLPDVIAGLGYTDDVAVILGVIKSCHAYNDEECKIKASSKLKEIFGDSVTTA; via the coding sequence ATGGCTGCTTGTAGTGATAAACAACTCAAAGTAAATTTATATGATTATAACATTGATGATTTATTAAAATCAAATAATGTAGACGACATTAACGATAACTTAAATGGAAAGATAATAGGCTATGAAAAGAACTATTCCGAAACATCATTTTGGAACAAGATAAGAAAATACGGTAGAATCGCCGGATCTAAAGTCGTTTATCAGGCTTTATTACTATATTACGCTGCAACAAAAGCCACTACGCCATTGCAAGTAAAATTATTTATTTTCGGTGCATTAGGCTATTTTATACTACCAGTTGATGTCCTTCCAGATGTTATTGCCGGACTAGGATATACGGATGATGTTGCCGTTATACTAGGGGTAATAAAATCTTGCCATGCATATAATGATGAAGAGTGCAAGATTAAGGCTTCATCGAAATTGAAAGAAATTTTTGGAGATAGTGTTACAACTGCTTAG
- a CDS encoding 50S ribosomal protein L11 codes for MADVVEVLVPGGRANPGPPLGPSLGPLGINIKKVVDEINKKTADYNGMTVPVKISVDASKNFTVEVGTPPTSALLLAEAGVEKGSGTPNTVQVGNITMDQVLAVVAKKKGAFLSYTKKNAAKEVIGTCVSLGITIEGKKAKDIYADINAGQYDDKLAGSL; via the coding sequence ATGGCAGATGTAGTAGAAGTCTTGGTGCCGGGAGGCAGAGCGAACCCGGGTCCCCCGTTAGGACCTTCGCTGGGGCCGCTGGGCATCAACATAAAGAAAGTGGTCGACGAGATCAACAAAAAGACCGCGGATTACAACGGCATGACCGTCCCGGTCAAGATCAGCGTCGACGCCAGCAAGAACTTTACAGTTGAAGTTGGCACACCACCGACATCTGCGTTACTTCTTGCCGAGGCCGGAGTCGAGAAGGGCTCTGGTACACCCAACACCGTCCAGGTGGGTAACATCACCATGGACCAGGTACTGGCCGTCGTCGCGAAGAAGAAGGGCGCATTCCTTTCTTACACGAAGAAGAACGCGGCGAAGGAAGTCATCGGTACCTGCGTGTCGCTGGGCATTACCATCGAAGGCAAGAAGGCCAAGGACATATACGCAGACATCAATGCGGGACAGTACGACGACAAATTAGCAGGATCACTATAA
- a CDS encoding 50S ribosomal protein L1, translating into MARKETVEAVKKALADKPKRNFTESVDLAINLKNIDLSQPKNRVDEEIILPAGRGRPVKVCVFAKGDVAINAEKAGADYVFPPEEIDKLGGDKVRAKKLAKEVNFFIAETAYMPAIGKRLGQVLGPRGKMPTPLPPQADVTVMVTRLKKAIKIRSKDRMTFHTIIGNETMQPEQIADNIDAILNRIEGKLEKGKMNIGSVYVKTTMGPAVKVM; encoded by the coding sequence ATGGCAAGAAAAGAAACGGTAGAAGCGGTCAAGAAGGCCTTGGCCGACAAGCCGAAGCGGAATTTCACTGAAAGTGTTGACCTTGCCATAAACCTGAAGAACATAGACCTGAGCCAGCCCAAGAACCGTGTCGACGAGGAGATCATCCTCCCGGCAGGCCGGGGCAGGCCCGTCAAAGTTTGCGTCTTCGCAAAGGGCGACGTGGCCATCAATGCCGAAAAGGCAGGCGCAGATTATGTCTTCCCCCCCGAGGAGATCGATAAGCTCGGTGGAGACAAGGTTCGGGCCAAGAAGCTCGCGAAAGAGGTCAACTTCTTTATAGCCGAGACCGCCTACATGCCTGCGATCGGTAAGAGGCTCGGCCAGGTGCTGGGCCCGCGCGGCAAGATGCCGACGCCGTTACCGCCCCAGGCGGACGTCACCGTCATGGTGACCAGGCTCAAGAAGGCTATAAAGATACGCTCGAAAGACAGGATGACGTTCCACACGATCATCGGCAACGAGACGATGCAGCCGGAGCAGATCGCCGACAACATCGACGCCATCTTGAACCGTATCGAGGGCAAGCTCGAAAAGGGCAAGATGAACATCGGCTCCGTCTACGTGAAGACCACGATGGGGCCCGCCGTGAAGGTGATGTAA
- a CDS encoding phospholipase D family protein, with protein MQLKVLPGIKMAEFLTTTGTSHALEQVIKNSKEKLFLISPYVQLSPLLKGMLNQIDTKSVDLRLVYRDEIKDEDMVFLKGIRGIKLYSLENLHAKCYMNHDTAIITSMNLFRYSQQNNHEMGIKISKATDAELYNELAKEVDFLIGQSKPYNKFADSVSTVIGFTKKTITAIQDAMAPGYCIRCGVEIENNPDKPLCDKCYKSWAKYQDPKYAQI; from the coding sequence ATGCAATTAAAAGTTTTACCTGGTATAAAAATGGCCGAATTTCTTACTACAACTGGTACTTCACATGCGCTTGAGCAAGTCATAAAAAATTCTAAAGAAAAATTATTTCTCATAAGCCCTTACGTCCAATTAAGCCCCTTATTAAAAGGAATGCTCAACCAGATTGATACAAAATCGGTTGACCTGCGGCTTGTCTATCGTGATGAAATAAAAGACGAGGATATGGTTTTTCTAAAAGGCATAAGAGGTATCAAGCTCTATTCACTGGAAAATTTACATGCAAAGTGCTACATGAACCATGATACGGCCATCATCACATCTATGAACTTGTTCAGGTACTCCCAGCAAAATAACCATGAGATGGGCATAAAGATAAGCAAAGCGACTGATGCAGAACTTTATAATGAGCTGGCGAAAGAAGTCGACTTTCTTATCGGGCAAAGCAAACCATATAATAAATTTGCTGATTCGGTATCTACAGTAATAGGCTTTACGAAAAAGACAATAACGGCAATACAGGATGCAATGGCACCTGGTTATTGTATAAGATGCGGTGTCGAAATCGAAAATAATCCTGATAAGCCTTTATGCGATAAGTGCTACAAGTCATGGGCTAAATACCAGGATCCCAAATATGCCCAAATATGA